The region ATCTGCTGGTTTGTATCTCCTTCCCTTTCAAGCTCCcaaaggaaaactgagaaaatgaCCACTCTACACAGAATTACTAAAAGCATTAAGTGTATTTAATCTCTAATGTTCGTGCAGGTATTTTTAGTAAGCTAAGTAATAACTAAAATACGTGTTTCCTCTCACAGCACAGAGTTGTGGAACTTTAATTtatatgttaattttttaattaaaggcaaaaattaTAGAAGAAGGCTTAGTTTTCTCAAAAAGTACAGCATAACAGTCTAACATTAGACTAAAATATAATAGTCAGGAAGTGTAAACAGTCTGTCCTAATGCTCCCCTTCCCTGAAGACATCCAGGCTACCCCAAGGCTGAACTCCATGCTTCCTACTGCCCGAGAAACAGCCTGAGAGAGTTGATTCACTTATCCCAGGGTCACCTTGTCAGAGTCCATAGAAATGCTCCACACTTTGCATGTAGTAACTGTGTCTGCCTCAGCGCAGGAGGCTGTTTCAGGTGCCTTGGGCACTGTaaaggggagcagagaggggcgaggagaggggaagggagcggTGGTGACAGCAGATGTAGGACAACACAGCCAATGCTGGAAAACAGATGAAGTCAGAAAGAgcatttttagtattttgagtcTCCTGCTGTTTCTCTACTGCTGAAGGCAGTGATGAGGGTTGAGAAGACAATGGTTTGTCATAAGCATCAGAAATGCTTTATTCAAAAGTGGCCTCTAACAAGATTTGGGGCTTCTGATTCATTCCTCTGATatcaaggaaaagaagcaaatgtgTGTCACCTGGCCATGTTTCCAAATGGGTTGAAGAGGCATCAGAGAAAGTCAGTGAATGCACACATCCGAGAACATTGAAAACTGCCTTAATTTAAAGAACACAACTTCACGTTTCCTTCCAGGAACGGTATTTGAAAAGTTTTGATCAGCCAGAGCTGCCACTAGAGTTGATTCCAAATTAGTCCtattttgttattaaatatttttattcacatttaTGAGATAACAATCTCAGCTAAGAATTCTGAATTCCCAGCTAGCAACTACATTGGACACTTCCATGCTAAGAGCTTAGGGATTTATAACCTGGTTTAGGTTTAGGCTGGGAGGTGTTCTTTCCAGTGGACAGGTCCCTGCAATGTACCTTTCAAATGTCTGATCTGAAAGGTAGACTGTAAAATTACTGGGAGAAACTAAATGGCCATGCTTTCTTGAGCTTTTCTCTATTAAAACACTATTTCACAtgctagcttttaaaaatcatttgtaGTCTCCACGTTAAGGTCTATAAACTTCATacttaactttttatttctgctttattccTGTGCTATGCATTGCCAAATATTGCTTTTGTGTAATTGAAACAGAGCGGTCGTTTGATTATTAAACAGAGGGAAAGTAATTGTCTTCAGCTCTAACAGGGGAAGCAAAGGCGCTTGGTAGAAGAAAACCTTAAATCGTGGAAACTTTGCCTTTTCAGAGCAGTGCTAGTGAGCAGATGCTGCTgggccccagcagccccaccaTCAAGGTGGTTTCATGTGGTGGCTCAGGGATGTGGGTTCGACAAGACATTTTGTAACAGGAGTATAtgtaatttatgtattttctccACTCCTCTATTCTGCCTTCATTTGTACCTCAAAATGTTTGCAATTGAAACAGTCTCTCGGTAAACATCACAACAGCACACAGCAAAGAgggtcccagccccagctgggggCCTACAGGCGCAGCTTTATTGCTGACAAGCACTGCGGACCCCTGCATCATGGGACACGTCCCCAGCTGTGCCGTGACCCTGACAGATCTGACCTGTGGTTTAGACTGGCTTTGCACCCGCAGCGCTGAATTCTGGTGGAAAAGATGCTTAAGAAATTCAAGGGAAAGGAGGATATTTGGTATATTAAGCAGCCTGGGTGATTTCCTATTTGAAGCctaagaagagagagaaaacagcatGTGACACCATATGGGTACCATTTTTAACCCTAACATCAGAAGAGAACAATGCAGATTTCTACAGCATCCTACAGATGGCCATGAGTCACGTAATACTACTGATGCTTGCCAGTTGTTGACATGTCTGTGCAGAGAAGCAGCCTTTCTTATCTGCCACAGTTGCTTAAAAATAACTACTTATcctacagtgaaaagaaaagtgTGAGGTACTTTAAAATTGTGCTAATCCTGAGCCGTACAACAGCAAAAAAGTACAGGTGAGATCGATGTTCTAAGCAAGATGAAGGAAAGAGAGTCAGGATTTTATTATACTTGTAATTCTGTTTATCTTTCTGGATTATAAAATTGTTGCCCTGTGCTAAGAACAAATCActgcctcttccctttcctgtaGAGGCTTACGCCTGATTTTCTCCAAAAGAGGTTTCTCTCTGTAGCATTTCTACAACTACACCATTAGCCTTTGAGCAGATGTCAGATAGTAAGGAACGGCTGCCTGCAGATCAAGTTGCTGCTGCCAACTCTCGCGAGCTTTGTGTCAGAAACAGTTGATTAAAATGTCAGTACTGTCCAATTCACGGGCTTAAAGCAGCAGCGACATACTGCATTTTCCCTGAAGTATTCAAAGATCCTGACTCTTAAAAACTTTCTAGTTCTTGTAATAGAAGTGGGGTAAGTGATTCTCTATTTACACGTCTCTGTCTGCCAGGATAATTTACAGTTCAGCTTGATTTGCACGGGGATTGggatcttttaaaatgttacgCTCTGCCCATTTGTTGCTCTCTTGGGAAAACTCACTCTGCTCTGCAAATGGAACGAGTAAGCAGGCATGTGTATCAGACCTTGGTATTATTCAAGGGATCCAAGGCTAAGTAAATTAAGCTGAGCTAGAAATCACTTATTAattcaactattttttttctatttaatagtGATAATATAATCTTGTGCATAGATTTTTTTTGGCTGGCTGAAGATttgcaagaaaaggaaacagttaTTGAAATAAATTGTGTTCCCTTGCTGAATAAGAATACAAAAGTAGAGTTTAACTTTTGCTGGAAGAAACTACTacagaagcagctttttaaagtCTGCAAATACATTCTGTATCTCTGCTTGGTTAAGGTTGATGAGCTAAAGCAATCTACTGACCCTTTTACACTCACAGTAATAATCAagtaatgtttattttgctcAGTGTGTTTTATGTTGTTGAGTTTGTTTTAATGCAGCATTAAAAACCttattaaaagtaatatttgcCGTAAGTCCAAGGTGTAATAATCTTCGTCTGTAACTTGCCACTATAGTTAATATTAGCAGAGTAGCTTGAGACTAGATGAGTCCTCTCATTCAGTAGTAcaaaacttctgtgtttttcaagCTTGatctatttaaaacatttcatttaaaatgccaCCTGTTCTTTTGCAGAGCTAATTAAAAAGGTGCAGAACTGaaatttttgttagtttttttcttcataaaattcTCGTCTTCTTAGGGTCAAATGTTATGCCTCTGTTTTACAATGTTACATTGTTTTCTTCCCATCccattcctttttaattaacagGAAAGCGTAGAGGGGAATTGATTTTAATTACTATCTAGGTATTAAAAGCTTTAGGAACTTTCACGTCTTTTACTTTTCTTAGTgtcatttttcacttcttcatAACAAAGATGTTTTTATCTCCAGCTTGTTGTTCTGGTTCTGTCCTGGGTGGTATGTTAGAAGTAAGCGTGTGAAAAACGGCAGTGTAAGTGAAGCAAAAGACTTCTAGAAATTACCTCTCTCACAGTGCTGTGCGTTGGGTGCACACGTACCCAGCTAGGTGCCTATTATTAACATTTCTCACAGCCTTGGTTGACTGTGAGATAAGGTGAAAGAGTTTAGCCCTAAGGTACTCTTCACATACCTTTTCTCACTCAGCTCTTAAAAGATTTTATTACaggaattaatgaaaaaaaacccaaacaaactaaaaacaaacaaacaaaaaaacctggcaCATGGAGAGAGGACCTAAATGCTACTAAATGATGTGAGCCTCCTGTGGGGTCCTATGGGCTGCCGGAGTGAGCATCTTCTTACCCAAACTCATCCGGAGTTGCTGGACCACGTCTGTCAACCAGACTGACTACTCACATCTCTAAAGTTTAGCATATGTGGGACCATTTGCAGGTTTCTGTAAGTCAAGCTGAAGGCTAGGTGGAGTGTAAGACCAACTCTGCAGTCTGTTACCCCCATTCATCaccttacctttttttaaaaaaaaaaccccaaacaaaccaatcCACACACATAAATGTTTATGTTCTCTAAAATTTATCTATTTTCCATCTGTTTAGATGAATGCTAAAAATATTGTCTCTGAAGATTATTCCCTGGTCCTTTGATGCTATCTCAAAGTTAGGAATCTCTTTGCACAAAAtattcctttccctcccctgcaCTTTCTTAGTTGATTTCCAAGAATATGCAAACAAGCAGGAGGAGCTCACATTAGACCACAGCTGTAATTTATGCAGAAATTAGCCTCATTCCTTTTAAGGACACAAGTGCTTCTCATTAACAAAGAATGGCCTGTTTAAAGTGGCAGGACAGAGTACGCTATGTACAACAGGACAAGAagtaaaaaatagaaagaagcTTTGTCAAGCATTTTTGAATATGTGAGCCATAGAAGTGGGCTTATGCAAATGgcctttttctgaattttcacttTCAAGGAGAAGATACTGGGGGTTTTATAGCATTTGAAAAGGTTGGGGTAAATAGGACTATTAGTATGCTTAAATGTGGTACATAATCAACATCTATATCCTTAGCTTAAGATAATATTAAGTATCACTTTGAAGAGTCCTCAGGAGGCAAAGATCAGGCCATTTAATAACCAGGTAGTTAAAAAATCCTTGGGTTTTTACCATTTTAATGTTCATTCTAAGTAGCAGAATTTTGACTACTTGTCATGACTATGATCGTTGTAAACTTGGTTAagttgttttagaaaaaaaaggtcttgaAATAAAAGTCTTATTTAGGTTAGGTCTTGGTGTACCTCTGTGCGCAGTCGCCCACGGGAGCTGAGGAACTGACAGTCAGTTCAGAGCTCTTCGTGTATTTTACTTGTTAATATACCTTCAGATCTTAAGACATATGAGTAGGACAATGAAATCACCCAGTGTTTTGAGTTTATAGCAATGCCATCTCAGTGGTTTGCTTCAGCCCAGGCATCTACTGTGACATGAacatatatcacagaatcacagaatcccaggttggaagggacctcagggatcatctagtccaacctttctaggaagagcagagtctagacaagatgccccagcaccctgtccagacgactcttaaaggtgtccaacatggccaagtcaaccccttccctggggagattattccaatggtgactgtcctcactgtgaaaaatttccctctggtgtccagtcggaatctccccaagagcaacttgtgtccatccccccttgtcctctccatgggactccttgtaaagaGGAAGcctccgtcttctttgtagccaccccttaagtactggtacatggtgatgagatcccctctgagcctccttttctcaaggctgaacaaacccagttctcccagcctatcctcgtatggcagcttcccagtcctctgatcatcttggtggcccttctctgcaccccttccagcctttccacatcctttttgtagagcggggaccagaactggacacaggactccaggggtggcctgacaagtgctgagcagagtggatgatgacttctttctctctgctggtgatgtcCTTGTTGATGCAAGtcagcaccctgttggccttcttggccgcagcagcacactgttcgctcatgttgagcttcctgtccaccaggacccccaggtccctttcgacagagctgctccccagccaggtggatcccagcctgtgctgcactcttggattatgttttcccaggtgcatgaccttacacttctccccgttgaacttcataaggttcttgctggcccactcctccagcctatccagatctccctgcagagcagctctgccttctggagtgtctgcttccccagtTCAAAACTTATGTGGACCTGGAAATCCTTGGATTAAAACTTGGCTTCAAGCTCCTTTTTGGTGTTCATGGGGTGCATGTTTACATGTGGAAAGATCTCTGCCTAGTGTTATAATTCTTTATTGGTTTGAGAATACAAATTGCCAAAGTAACCTCTGACAGAATAATGGCTAGCCAGGCATGGTATTTTCCATCAGAGATCATAAAATGACCCCTTCATCATGCCAGTGGAAATGCAAGTGGCTAAATCATCTGCTAACTGAAGTAGTCAGAGTCTGCTTATATGTCTTTACCTTCCCTGCTCTGGTTTCTTCAGTCTTATGGTTTTTTAGGGACAGAGTTTTTCTGAAGCACTGTACCAAATACTGAACATAATCTTTGCAACACAACTAACTAACAGGAACTTAAAGGCTGCTGAGATTTGTGCAGCAGCACCATCTTTAAATAAACCGTTTTGGCACTAATACATTGCAATACTAGttcagaattctttttttcctgtgtttcaggcaTCATGGTTTGGACAAAAGGTACGAGTCTCTATACCGGATTTCTTATGTGGCTTCTTCTCCTATATATGTTCATCAAGAAGGTAATGCCTGAAGATAACGTCATTACAACCAAGAAAGGCAGAGTCAGAGGGACAAACCTGCAGGTACTGGGGGGAACAGTGACAGCCTTCCTAGGAATACCTTATGGACAGCCACCCATTGGTAGGCTGAGATTTCAAAAACCTGAACCTCGTGAGAAGTGGTCAGATGTTTGGGATGCCACAAAACATGCAAACTCTTGTTACCAGATTATAGATACAAATTACCCGGGATTTGCTGGATCAGAGATGTGGAATCCAAAAACTAACCTGAATGAAGACTGCTTATACCTTAATGTATGGATTCCTTCTCCAAAACCCAAGAACGCAACTGTCATGGTGTGGATATATGGTGGTGGCTTTGAGACTGGGTCGACTTCCCTACCGGTTTATGACGGCAAGTTTCTGGCCAGGGTAGAAAGAGTCATTGTAGTTTCCATGAACTACAGGACTGGGGCATTAGGATTTTTGGCTTTGCCTGGAAACCAAGAAGCTCCTGGAAATGCAGGTTTATTTGATCAAAGATTGGCACTTCAGTGGGTCCAGGAGAACATAGCAGCCTTTGGAGGCAATCCAAAAAGTGTGACTATATTTGGAGAGAGCGCTGGCTCGGCTTCTGTCAGCTACCATCTCCTTTCTCCAAAAAGCCATCCTTTATTCACAAGAGCCATCATGCAAAGTGGATCTGCAAATGCCCCTTGGGCTGCTATAACAGCATCTGAAGCTCGAAACAGAACAGTGGCTTtggctaaacaactccagtgTCCCACCAGCAATGAGACAGAGCTAATTCTCTGCCTCCAAGGCAAGGACCCGAAGGATATACTGGAGAATGAAATTTTTGTTGTAACATATGATCCTCTTTTACAAGTGTATTTTTGTCCAACTGTGGATGGTGATTTTCTCTCAGACATGCCAGAAAGGTTGATTGAGAATGGCCTTTTCAAACAAACACAGATCTTAGTCGGCGTTAATAAAGATGAAGGATCAGCATTTCTAGCATATGGAGTCCCTGGCTTCAGCAAGGATAGTGATGGCTTGATCaataaaacagcatttgaaacaGCTTTAACTCTGTGCTTCCCAGAAGCAAGCCAACTTGCAATAGAATCTATCATTTTTCAGTACACAGACTGGGAAAATGAGCAAAAGCCAGAACATTACCGTGATGCCATGGATGATGTTGTTGGTGACTACAATATAATATGTCCTGTAATGGAATTCACCAAAAAATTTGCACAACAAGGACACAAcacattcttttatttctttgaacaTCGATCCTCAAAGCTCCCTTGGCCAGAGTGGATGGGAGTAATGCATGGTTACGAGATCGAGTTTGTGTTCGGATTGCCCCTAGAAAGAAGAGTGAATTACACCAAAGCTGAAGAAATCTTAAGCCGCTCCATGTTGAGATACTGGGCAACTTTTGCAAAAACTGGGTAAGTTCGCTGTGGAAGTTTGTTTGATTGGTCAGAGGCATGTCGTTTCACAGGCAGAAAAGGCTTAACCGTTTTGGTGGTGATTTGAAGACTGATGAGAGTGATGAGGAAGAATTAAATATTCAGCTATCCAGAATTCCTCTTTCAgttctgata is a window of Phalacrocorax aristotelis chromosome 7, bGulAri2.1, whole genome shotgun sequence DNA encoding:
- the BCHE gene encoding cholinesterase isoform X1; its protein translation is MVWTKGTSLYTGFLMWLLLLYMFIKKVMPEDNVITTKKGRVRGTNLQVLGGTVTAFLGIPYGQPPIGRLRFQKPEPREKWSDVWDATKHANSCYQIIDTNYPGFAGSEMWNPKTNLNEDCLYLNVWIPSPKPKNATVMVWIYGGGFETGSTSLPVYDGKFLARVERVIVVSMNYRTGALGFLALPGNQEAPGNAGLFDQRLALQWVQENIAAFGGNPKSVTIFGESAGSASVSYHLLSPKSHPLFTRAIMQSGSANAPWAAITASEARNRTVALAKQLQCPTSNETELILCLQGKDPKDILENEIFVVTYDPLLQVYFCPTVDGDFLSDMPERLIENGLFKQTQILVGVNKDEGSAFLAYGVPGFSKDSDGLINKTAFETALTLCFPEASQLAIESIIFQYTDWENEQKPEHYRDAMDDVVGDYNIICPVMEFTKKFAQQGHNTFFYFFEHRSSKLPWPEWMGVMHGYEIEFVFGLPLERRVNYTKAEEILSRSMLRYWATFAKTGTPNGTLINGTRWPVFTSTEQKYLTLNTDTAEILTKLRAQHCRFWNIFYPKVLEMTGNIDEAEREWKAGFHRWNNYMSDWKNQFNDYTSKKERCAGSN
- the BCHE gene encoding cholinesterase isoform X2, with protein sequence MVWTKGTSLYTGFLMWLLLLYMFIKKVMPEDNVITTKKGRVRGTNLQVLGGTVTAFLGIPYGQPPIGRLRFQKPEPREKWSDVWDATKHANSCYQIIDTNYPGFAGSEMWNPKTNLNEDCLYLNVWIPSPKPKNATVMVWIYGGGFETGSTSLPVYDGKFLARVERVIVVSMNYRTGALGFLALPGNQEAPGNAGLFDQRLALQWVQENIAAFGGNPKSVTIFGESAGSASVSYHLLSPKSHPLFTRAIMQSGSANAPWAAITASEARNRTVALAKQLQCPTSNETELILCLQGKDPKDILENEIFVVTYDPLLQVYFCPTVDGDFLSDMPERLIENGLFKQTQILVGVNKDEGSAFLAYGVPGFSKDSDGLINKTAFETALTLCFPEASQLAIESIIFQYTDWENEQKPEHYRDAMDDVVGDYNIICPVMEFTKKFAQQGHNTFFYFFEHRSSKLPWPEWMGVMHGYEIEFVFGLPLERRVNYTKAEEILSRSMLRYWATFAKTGLMTPLHMNSV